A genome region from Methanobacterium formicicum includes the following:
- a CDS encoding 4Fe-4S binding protein — MRIEVDPEKCTGCGVCKEECPKGAKIWDINKKAMATNLRFCHLCTICASKCPEDAIRIIRDDEDEPKKQDTEEDL; from the coding sequence ATGAGGATAGAAGTTGATCCAGAAAAATGTACTGGTTGCGGAGTATGTAAGGAAGAATGCCCCAAAGGTGCCAAGATCTGGGATATTAATAAAAAGGCCATGGCCACCAATTTAAGATTCTGTCACCTGTGCACGATCTGTGCTTCCAAGTGTCCAGAAGATGCAATCCGTATCATAAGGGATGATGAAGATGAACCGAAAAAGCAAGATACAGAGGAAGACCTCTGA
- a CDS encoding TMEM175 family protein: MTEEKEPSTPVPRIPKGRMETLTDGIFAIAMTLLVLSLEVPTLPVNPTPTIINNYVFNLLLPQIGIYIISFAILGGFWLNHYVFYGIKHVDNSLQWLNIFWLMSIAIVPFSTSLMSTYGQYQFAEIIFALNMLVIGILYYSLFNYALNHEMLYEQILPYADKIKRSNLLLPVISFIAIATSFIIPVGTILIFLLVPVLLNIRNIANKKKQTE; encoded by the coding sequence ATGACTGAGGAGAAAGAACCTTCCACACCAGTACCACGCATTCCAAAGGGTCGGATGGAAACACTGACCGATGGAATATTTGCCATAGCCATGACTCTACTGGTTTTAAGCCTGGAAGTACCCACCTTACCCGTCAATCCCACCCCCACCATAATCAACAATTATGTCTTTAACCTACTGTTACCCCAGATAGGAATATACATAATCAGTTTCGCGATTTTAGGCGGTTTTTGGTTAAACCACTACGTATTTTACGGTATAAAACACGTTGACAATTCCCTGCAGTGGTTAAACATTTTCTGGTTAATGTCCATTGCCATAGTGCCCTTTTCCACATCATTAATGAGTACTTATGGCCAGTATCAATTTGCAGAGATTATATTTGCTTTGAACATGCTGGTAATAGGTATTTTATATTATTCTCTCTTTAATTACGCTTTAAATCATGAAATGCTTTACGAGCAGATCCTACCCTATGCAGATAAGATCAAACGATCCAACCTTTTACTGCCGGTTATATCTTTTATAGCCATAGCAACTTCCTTTATCATTCCCGTGGGAACTATTTTAATTTTTTTACTGGTACCAGTTCTGTTAAATATACGTAACATTGCCAATAAAAAAAAGCAAACAGAATAA
- a CDS encoding TMEM175 family protein, translating into MNPEDEKKPGLYFPTNRLETLTDGLFAIAMTILVVTIEIPMGPIHTSQLFLQTTGEILPKYVVYFLSFLILAGFWINHHILFLIKKTNLTLTWINVFWLMFITLVPLSTSIIAQFPQYQLSQFIFDLNLLMIGLFSYMIWRYALDHDLIRENAKPYDPYIRRITLFMPAIVFLSICISFFNLKLSLLILFMIPVLFVVAIKVWTWRDLKKLILRTKD; encoded by the coding sequence ATGAATCCCGAAGATGAAAAAAAACCTGGATTGTATTTTCCCACCAATAGACTGGAAACCCTGACTGATGGTCTCTTTGCCATAGCCATGACCATTCTGGTGGTGACCATCGAGATACCCATGGGCCCTATCCACACATCACAACTGTTTCTACAGACTACTGGAGAAATTTTACCCAAATACGTGGTGTACTTCCTGAGTTTCCTAATATTGGCTGGTTTTTGGATAAACCATCATATATTATTCCTGATTAAAAAGACCAATCTAACTCTAACCTGGATAAATGTCTTCTGGTTAATGTTCATAACCCTGGTGCCTTTATCCACTTCAATAATTGCACAATTTCCCCAATATCAGCTATCACAGTTTATTTTCGACTTAAATCTTCTCATGATAGGTTTGTTCTCCTATATGATCTGGAGGTATGCCCTGGACCACGATCTAATCCGGGAGAATGCCAAACCATACGACCCTTACATTAGAAGGATCACCCTGTTCATGCCGGCGATAGTTTTCCTATCCATATGCATCTCTTTTTTCAACCTAAAATTGAGCTTATTGATTCTGTTCATGATCCCGGTGCTTTTTGTAGTGGCCATTAAGGTGTGGACCTGGAGGGATCTTAAAAAATTGATCCTGCGCACCAAAGACTAA
- a CDS encoding HD domain-containing protein — protein MIENIVERFSKAASMQRWNDHIRPVEFTELDKQAHKMVIAYVIARFEEDRMGPHSVDWLALIEGGIFEFLHRTVLTDIKPPVFHRMMKEKGEELNKHVFKELKNDMEGLNHGFQERFKNYYLQSSNTLERRILRAAHYLATQWEFKIIYHTAPFIHGIEQTKENIENQIEDHYDLIGVQKILLGKKSFGFIDRCGQLRFQKRWAHIPRIPETSVLGHMFIVAATSYLCTMEMNVQACPKRFYNNFYAGLFHDLPEVLTKDIISPVKDSVEGLKEIIKDYEEFQMNEELLPLLPRPWHMDMKYFSESEFENKIQDNQHVILGLSFKNINRDYNEDEFSPLDGELLKAVDRLAAFIEAKMSINHGIKSDELKEASNNIYNEYARETISGIDFGRIFHYFHNL, from the coding sequence ATGATCGAAAATATCGTAGAACGCTTCTCCAAGGCAGCCAGTATGCAGCGCTGGAACGACCATATACGTCCGGTGGAATTTACGGAACTGGATAAACAGGCCCATAAAATGGTAATTGCCTATGTCATCGCCCGGTTCGAAGAGGACCGCATGGGTCCTCATAGTGTAGACTGGCTGGCCCTGATTGAAGGGGGAATTTTTGAGTTTCTTCATCGCACAGTCTTAACTGATATCAAACCCCCTGTTTTCCATCGTATGATGAAAGAAAAAGGTGAAGAATTGAATAAACACGTGTTTAAAGAGCTTAAAAATGATATGGAAGGGTTGAATCATGGTTTCCAGGAGAGGTTTAAGAATTACTACTTGCAAAGTTCTAACACACTGGAAAGACGAATTTTACGTGCCGCCCACTATTTAGCTACACAGTGGGAGTTCAAGATCATCTACCATACCGCACCGTTCATTCACGGTATTGAACAGACCAAAGAGAACATTGAAAACCAGATCGAGGATCACTACGACCTTATCGGGGTGCAGAAGATCCTTCTGGGGAAAAAATCCTTTGGCTTCATTGACCGGTGTGGCCAGCTTCGCTTCCAGAAAAGATGGGCCCACATTCCACGTATACCTGAAACATCGGTTTTGGGGCACATGTTTATTGTGGCGGCTACCAGTTACCTTTGCACCATGGAAATGAACGTTCAGGCCTGCCCTAAACGTTTTTACAATAATTTTTATGCTGGACTCTTTCACGATCTACCGGAAGTGCTGACCAAAGATATTATATCTCCGGTTAAAGATTCGGTAGAAGGTCTCAAAGAAATTATTAAGGATTATGAAGAGTTTCAGATGAATGAAGAACTTCTCCCCCTGCTACCCCGGCCATGGCACATGGATATGAAGTATTTTTCAGAATCAGAATTTGAAAACAAAATTCAGGATAATCAACATGTTATTTTGGGGTTGAGTTTCAAAAATATCAACCGAGATTACAATGAAGATGAATTCTCACCATTGGATGGGGAACTTCTGAAGGCTGTTGATCGGCTGGCGGCATTTATAGAAGCTAAAATGTCCATAAACCATGGTATAAAGTCAGATGAATTAAAGGAAGCTTCAAATAACATATATAATGAGTACGCCCGCGAAACTATCTCGGGAATTGATTTTGGCAGAATTTTTCATTACTTCCATAACCTTTAA
- a CDS encoding right-handed parallel beta-helix repeat-containing protein has translation MNKKRTELNRPKFTKKYTLPFILITLAVILSLCLGTVSAADWTVGPGGTYNYTSIQDAIDNESTISGDTISVYDNGGTPYTYNENIVVNKANLTVQSTGQVTVSGSSIPANPVFTVNNQGAYANIIGFILSGATNSAGVLVTGTNDVTLTNLTINNCQQGVMMTGTNTNITVDSANINAPNAQGVYLGGYGDYNKNILIENVNITNSGATAIFKGGEAALEHITIRNTQ, from the coding sequence GTGAACAAAAAACGAACTGAACTTAACCGACCTAAATTTACCAAAAAGTACACCTTACCTTTCATTCTCATTACCTTAGCAGTTATTTTATCACTATGTTTGGGTACTGTTTCAGCGGCAGATTGGACCGTGGGCCCAGGAGGGACATATAATTATACTTCCATTCAGGATGCCATAGACAATGAATCCACCATAAGTGGTGACACCATAAGTGTTTATGACAATGGTGGAACTCCCTACACCTACAATGAAAACATTGTAGTGAATAAAGCCAACCTCACAGTACAGAGCACGGGTCAGGTAACAGTTAGCGGATCTTCAATCCCCGCTAATCCTGTGTTCACAGTTAACAACCAGGGCGCATATGCCAATATTATTGGTTTCATACTAAGTGGGGCAACAAATTCCGCAGGAGTTCTAGTTACAGGAACTAACGACGTTACCCTGACTAACCTTACCATTAACAACTGCCAACAAGGAGTGATGATGACGGGCACCAACACCAACATCACTGTTGATAGTGCAAATATAAACGCTCCTAATGCACAAGGTGTTTACTTAGGAGGCTATGGAGACTATAACAAAAATATACTCATTGAAAACGTCAACATCACCAACAGCGGAGCCACCGCCATATTCAAAGGCGGAGAAGCCGCACTAGAACACATAACCATCCGAAACACCCAA
- a CDS encoding flavodoxin family protein, with protein MKTLIACYSYSGNTLTVAQKLQELINADLTRIEPEKDRWYVIKAIHAYLEKKWSIKPCITDISEYDCLIVCSPVWAGRATPGVNQYLEEVENVSGKKCAALVTMGGDGSQVATIKIREALEEQGMDFIGKLVIGGKDQESGEWEGKTQEFAQYFGE; from the coding sequence ATGAAAACACTCATTGCCTGTTACTCCTACTCTGGGAACACCCTAACTGTTGCTCAGAAACTCCAGGAGTTAATAAATGCTGATCTTACACGTATAGAACCTGAAAAAGACAGATGGTATGTTATTAAGGCCATCCATGCCTATTTAGAGAAAAAATGGTCCATAAAACCATGCATAACTGATATCAGTGAATACGACTGTTTAATTGTCTGCAGCCCAGTCTGGGCCGGACGCGCCACCCCCGGTGTTAACCAGTATCTGGAAGAGGTGGAGAATGTTTCCGGTAAGAAATGTGCTGCCCTGGTAACCATGGGTGGTGATGGTTCACAGGTAGCCACCATTAAAATCCGTGAAGCCCTGGAAGAACAGGGAATGGATTTTATCGGGAAACTAGTTATTGGAGGTAAAGACCAGGAAAGTGGAGAATGGGAAGGCAAAACCCAGGAATTTGCCCAGTATTTTGGGGAATAA
- the hisB gene encoding imidazoleglycerol-phosphate dehydratase HisB, which translates to MNRKSKIQRKTSETSITIELDVDGTGQYQVETGIQFLNHMLESFTRHSLFDLKVEAQGDTEIDDHHTVEDVGIVLGEALHQALGDKKGIRRMAHALIPMDESLAMVAVDLSGRSYTVLDLNFHQTKVGDLSTENVGHFLESLAQSGKINLHARVEGENDHHQVEAIFKALARALHDATRVVHDRVPSTKGVI; encoded by the coding sequence ATGAACCGAAAAAGCAAGATACAGAGGAAGACCTCTGAAACCAGTATAACCATTGAACTTGATGTGGATGGTACTGGACAGTACCAGGTGGAAACCGGTATCCAGTTTTTAAACCACATGCTGGAATCCTTCACCAGACACAGTCTGTTCGATTTGAAGGTGGAAGCCCAGGGTGATACGGAAATAGATGACCACCACACTGTGGAAGACGTGGGGATAGTGCTGGGAGAAGCTCTGCACCAGGCCCTTGGTGACAAGAAAGGGATAAGGAGAATGGCTCATGCACTGATACCCATGGACGAATCCCTGGCCATGGTAGCCGTGGATCTCTCCGGACGCAGTTACACTGTACTGGATCTGAACTTCCACCAGACCAAAGTAGGTGACCTCAGCACCGAGAACGTGGGTCACTTTTTAGAGTCACTGGCCCAGAGTGGGAAGATAAATCTCCACGCCCGTGTGGAAGGGGAAAACGATCATCACCAGGTGGAAGCAATATTTAAGGCCCTGGCCCGTGCCCTGCACGATGCCACCAGAGTGGTACACGACCGGGTACCCAGTACCAAGGGAGTCATTTAA